From Coffea arabica cultivar ET-39 chromosome 2e, Coffea Arabica ET-39 HiFi, whole genome shotgun sequence, the proteins below share one genomic window:
- the LOC113731064 gene encoding transcription factor bHLH30, with protein sequence MSLYSEAPVKRSTIGEDCARQFDQFPGDIGGIGGNLGSKSMSGSQSLVLDGERGELVKSCGRVGKKGETSEAKTIAALKSHSEAERRRRERINAHLATLRGLVPPNEKMDKATLLAKVISQVKQLQKTTTQISESFCIPLDSDEVRVEQLDEISVEGTFNFKASLCCDYRPGLLSDLKKAIGSLPLTLMRSEISTLGGRLMNVLFFTSSRRGDIGSAEDRKQLVNSVHQALSSILDKFAESTDCLPQTMYSNKRQRVSYFVSSCSSS encoded by the exons ATGAGCTTGTATTCTGAAGCTCCAGTTAAAAGAAGTACTATTGGTGAAGATTGTGCAAGGCAGTTTGATCAGTTTCCAGGAGATATAGGTGGGATTGGTGGGAATTTGGGAAGTAAGTCTATGTCGGGATCACAATCCTTGGTGTTGGATGGTGAGAGAGGGGAGTTAGTGAAGTCCTGTGGGAGAGTAGGGAAGAAAGGTGAGACATCGGAAGCTAAAACTATCGCAGCTTTGAAAAGCCACAGTGAGGCAGAAAGgcggagaagagagaggattaACGCTCATCTGGCAACGCTTCGTGGCCTTGTCCCTCCTAATGAAAAG ATGGACAAGGCAACGCTACTGGCCAAAGTTATTAGCCAAGTGAAGCAACTGCAGAAAACTACAACACAAATTAGTGAAAGTTTCTGCATTCCACTGGACTCGGATGAAGTTAGAGTTGAGCAGCTTGATGAGATATCAGTAGAAGGAACTTTTAATTTCAAGGCATCTCTGTGCTGCGATTATAGGCCTGGCCTCCTGTCTGATTTGAAGAAGGCAATTGGATCTCTTCCTCTGACTTTGATGAGGTCTGAAATCTCGACCTTGGGAGGCCGCCTGATGAATGTATTATTCTTCACCAGCAGCAGAAGAGGGGACATTGGCAGTGCCGAGGATCGCAAACAGCTCGTGAACTCTGTCCACCAGGCTTTGAGTTCCATCTTGGATAAGTTTGCTGAATCGACAGACTGTTTGCCACAAACAATGTACTCGAACAAGAGgcaaagggtttcttactttgtgTCTTCATGCTCATCATCGTGA